The following proteins are encoded in a genomic region of Cyclonatronum proteinivorum:
- a CDS encoding type II toxin-antitoxin system Phd/YefM family antitoxin — MSSAARIDKEQDIQPLSAFRKNATDFIEKIKSEKRSIVLTQNGKRVAVLVEASEYQRMQDKLAMMEDLIEAERQIARGEIVPHDEAKKQIPENLARWK, encoded by the coding sequence ATGTCTTCAGCAGCACGGATTGATAAAGAGCAGGACATTCAGCCACTTTCAGCATTTCGTAAGAATGCCACTGATTTTATAGAAAAAATAAAAAGTGAAAAACGCTCCATTGTTCTGACACAAAATGGTAAGCGTGTCGCCGTTTTGGTAGAAGCATCTGAATATCAGCGCATGCAGGATAAGCTTGCGATGATGGAAGATCTGATTGAGGCAGAACGGCAAATTGCGCGGGGAGAGATAGTCCCGCATGATGAAGCAAAAAAACAAATTCCGGAAAACCTTGCCCGGTGGAAATAG
- a CDS encoding IS1380 family transposase has translation MPKIQFELTSTPITSHAGLAFIGQALDDPVLANDINGLCSLPRNKNYISTLDTIKAMIGLLSVGKPQFDAIAEYRADPVFATALGIKKTPSPETLRQRLEQCPESLDKVFRAFNTRLLAAHPHLLTEDLHGQTWAVIHCDVSPMDNSNSHKEGVDWTYKQFEGYAPMLGYIGPYGLMINNELRNGSAHSNTPGTDAWFRQTMDMAERMTSHKRLVVTDSGNDSGVNVRLFMRQKDTDFVVKCNLRNQDPQEWLDLAVKQNGGADGEYVDIGARAWYGQKQVQIPGHSDTPDDPKTCRIVFRVTKRFARTDGQYMFPAMITVDAYWTSLDWTPEQIHEFYKQRGTSEQYHSELKTDMDVERLPSGKFRVNQHVLDMSMIAFNLLRLAGQGMLKTGLVPGRKARSKRLRLRTVIQNLMYMAGRLVQHARKTIIRIFEGHGWAAPVMALKLLPRG, from the coding sequence ATGCCAAAAATACAATTTGAGCTTACCTCTACACCAATTACCTCTCATGCAGGTCTGGCTTTTATTGGTCAGGCCCTTGATGATCCCGTGCTGGCCAATGACATCAATGGCCTTTGTTCGCTGCCCCGCAACAAGAATTATATTTCCACCCTTGATACCATTAAGGCCATGATTGGGCTGTTGTCGGTCGGTAAACCTCAGTTTGACGCTATAGCTGAATATCGTGCCGATCCCGTATTTGCCACTGCCTTGGGAATAAAAAAGACCCCCTCACCGGAAACCCTGCGCCAGCGTCTTGAGCAATGCCCGGAGTCACTGGATAAGGTATTTCGTGCGTTCAACACCCGCCTGCTGGCAGCTCATCCTCACCTGCTGACCGAAGATCTGCACGGGCAGACCTGGGCGGTAATTCACTGTGATGTCTCACCCATGGATAACTCCAATAGCCACAAAGAAGGCGTAGACTGGACATACAAACAGTTTGAGGGCTATGCGCCCATGCTTGGCTACATCGGTCCGTATGGTTTGATGATAAACAACGAGCTGCGCAACGGCTCGGCGCACAGCAACACACCCGGCACCGATGCGTGGTTCAGGCAGACCATGGATATGGCTGAGCGTATGACCAGCCACAAGCGGCTTGTGGTGACCGACTCGGGCAACGATAGTGGCGTCAATGTCAGGTTATTTATGCGCCAGAAGGATACTGATTTTGTTGTGAAGTGCAACCTACGCAATCAGGATCCGCAGGAGTGGCTGGATCTGGCTGTGAAGCAAAACGGCGGAGCCGATGGCGAGTACGTAGATATAGGCGCACGGGCATGGTACGGACAAAAGCAAGTACAGATTCCCGGACATAGTGACACCCCTGATGATCCGAAGACTTGCCGGATTGTGTTCCGGGTTACCAAGCGGTTTGCCCGCACGGACGGGCAGTATATGTTTCCGGCTATGATCACCGTCGATGCGTATTGGACGAGCCTGGACTGGACCCCGGAGCAGATACATGAGTTCTACAAGCAGCGGGGTACCAGCGAGCAGTACCACAGTGAACTCAAGACAGATATGGATGTAGAGCGACTCCCCTCGGGTAAATTCAGGGTCAACCAGCACGTGCTGGATATGAGCATGATAGCCTTTAATTTATTGCGACTGGCGGGGCAAGGCATGCTAAAAACAGGTCTGGTGCCGGGGCGAAAAGCCAGGAGCAAACGGCTTCGGCTGCGCACCGTCATCCAGAACCTGATGTATATGGCGGGACGGCTGGTTCAACATGCACGCAAAACCATCATCCGCATTTTTGAAGGTCACGGCTGGGCAGCGCCTGTCATGGCGCTCAAACTTTTACCTCGCGGGTAG
- a CDS encoding IS4 family transposase, producing the protein MANVTLFAQIMQTLDRPGFKKLVKKYSSDKHVKGITSWTHLVTMLFCQFSKLSSLRDVCNGLKSSSGNLNHLGVNRAPCKSSLSYQNKHREWGLFKDYYFVMMKKLAAMGRFRQTRFRIKSKILLLDSTTISLCLGLYDWAKFRKKKGAIKLHTLLDYDGCLPVFIQMTDGKPHDSTVAKTLSLPADSVVVADRAYVDFPTLYRWKTEGSYFVIRLKKSVQFKRLAEKPLPDNRHQHILIDEYVELSKPESYKNYPAKLRRVVAYDAEKDQTIELITNQFSWTANTISELYRARWDIEQFFKDIKQLLKIKSFLGTTTNAVLIQIWTAMITILILKYMKAIATYGWCLSNMVAFLRVNLFVKFDLQKLLNEPFKPPETVVETAPIQMSLFEWGD; encoded by the coding sequence ATGGCCAATGTAACGTTATTTGCGCAGATTATGCAGACCCTGGACCGACCAGGCTTCAAAAAGCTGGTTAAAAAATACAGTTCAGACAAACATGTTAAGGGTATTACCAGCTGGACTCATTTGGTGACTATGCTGTTTTGCCAGTTCTCCAAGTTAAGTTCCCTGCGAGATGTTTGTAACGGGTTAAAATCCTCCAGTGGCAATCTTAACCATTTAGGTGTCAACAGAGCACCTTGTAAATCCTCGCTTTCCTATCAAAATAAGCATCGCGAGTGGGGCCTTTTCAAAGACTACTACTTTGTGATGATGAAGAAACTGGCTGCAATGGGGCGTTTCCGACAAACCCGCTTCAGGATCAAAAGCAAGATCCTGCTGTTGGATTCAACGACCATCAGTTTATGTCTGGGTCTGTACGATTGGGCCAAATTCCGCAAAAAGAAGGGCGCCATAAAACTACATACCCTGCTGGATTATGACGGTTGCCTGCCGGTTTTTATACAGATGACCGATGGCAAGCCGCACGACTCCACTGTTGCCAAAACATTGTCGTTGCCAGCGGATTCAGTAGTCGTTGCCGACCGCGCTTATGTTGATTTTCCGACCTTGTACCGATGGAAAACCGAGGGCAGCTATTTTGTGATACGCCTTAAAAAATCTGTCCAGTTCAAGCGGCTCGCCGAAAAACCTCTGCCAGACAACCGCCATCAGCACATACTGATCGATGAATATGTCGAACTGAGCAAGCCTGAAAGCTATAAGAACTATCCTGCTAAATTACGCCGGGTGGTGGCTTATGACGCCGAAAAAGATCAAACCATCGAACTGATCACCAACCAGTTTTCCTGGACAGCAAACACCATCAGTGAGCTGTACAGAGCCCGTTGGGATATCGAACAGTTCTTCAAAGACATCAAGCAGCTACTCAAAATCAAATCATTTCTGGGTACCACGACCAATGCCGTGCTTATTCAGATTTGGACAGCAATGATTACGATCCTGATCCTGAAGTACATGAAGGCCATCGCAACCTATGGCTGGTGTTTGTCCAACATGGTTGCCTTTCTTCGGGTAAACCTGTTCGTGAAGTTTGATCTGCAAAAACTGCTGAACGAGCCTTTTAAACCACCAGAAACCGTTGTTGAAACAGCCCCCATACAGATGAGTTTATTTGAGTGGGGGGATTGA
- a CDS encoding DUF1016 N-terminal domain-containing protein has translation MGDEINISEFVNWISDLKSKIHEAHRKVAFSINSQLIELYWEIGKSIAEKQQKANWGSNFIEKTAFELKPEFPQIKGFSRRNLYAMSQWYRFYSQKYEFVPQPVAQIPWGHNRVIISKVKNLDEAEFYCTKTIANGWGRDTLKITSVQNV, from the coding sequence ATGGGTGACGAAATAAATATTTCAGAATTTGTCAACTGGATTAGCGATTTAAAATCCAAAATACATGAAGCGCACAGAAAGGTCGCCTTTTCAATAAATTCTCAGTTAATTGAACTGTATTGGGAAATAGGAAAATCAATTGCTGAGAAGCAGCAAAAAGCAAATTGGGGAAGTAATTTTATCGAAAAAACAGCTTTTGAACTCAAACCGGAATTTCCCCAAATCAAAGGTTTTTCAAGAAGGAATTTATATGCCATGAGTCAATGGTACAGATTTTATTCTCAAAAATATGAGTTTGTGCCACAGCCTGTGGCACAAATACCTTGGGGGCACAATCGGGTAATCATTTCAAAGGTAAAAAACCTTGATGAAGCAGAGTTTTACTGCACAAAAACCATTGCAAACGGATGGGGTAGGGATACGCTTAAAATCACATCTGTCCAAAACGTTTGA
- a CDS encoding ZIP family metal transporter, whose amino-acid sequence MKPETQKTAGKNQSAYSDNLLLDGLAALLLVGLVVWASVWLGQHTGTGNITTLFVFVAAGITALTTGFGALPFLFTRNIGKSWLGYGNALAAGLMLGASIGLLIEGAFIGDVSQPLLRTLAGAITGAVLVVAAHKMLKGREDDLSIGSIQGANAVKMLLIVGIMTAHSFAEGIGVGVSYGETEAFGVFITIAIAIHNIPEGLAISLVLLPRGSSIRGAAGWSIFSSLPQPLMAVPAFWFVLTFKLFLPFGLGLAAGAMLWMVARELLPEALEETPAPIVYGLMVLMALGMIGFQLWLH is encoded by the coding sequence ATGAAGCCGGAAACCCAAAAAACTGCCGGTAAAAATCAGAGCGCCTACAGCGACAACCTGCTGCTTGACGGCTTGGCCGCACTGCTGCTCGTCGGACTTGTCGTTTGGGCTTCGGTCTGGCTGGGGCAGCATACCGGTACCGGCAACATCACCACGCTGTTCGTTTTTGTGGCTGCCGGCATCACCGCCCTCACAACCGGGTTTGGCGCGCTTCCGTTTTTGTTTACCCGAAACATCGGCAAAAGCTGGCTGGGCTACGGAAACGCGCTTGCCGCCGGCCTCATGCTGGGCGCAAGTATCGGACTGTTGATTGAAGGCGCTTTCATCGGGGATGTGAGTCAGCCGTTGCTGCGCACCCTTGCCGGCGCGATAACCGGTGCCGTATTGGTGGTAGCGGCCCATAAAATGCTGAAAGGGCGGGAAGATGATCTTTCCATCGGCAGCATTCAGGGCGCCAATGCCGTCAAAATGCTCCTGATTGTCGGCATCATGACCGCGCACTCCTTCGCGGAAGGCATAGGTGTTGGCGTCTCCTACGGCGAAACGGAAGCTTTCGGGGTGTTCATCACCATCGCTATCGCCATACACAATATTCCGGAAGGTCTGGCCATCAGCCTCGTACTGTTACCGCGCGGCAGCAGTATTCGCGGGGCCGCTGGCTGGAGCATCTTCAGCAGCCTTCCGCAGCCGCTCATGGCCGTGCCCGCCTTCTGGTTCGTACTCACCTTCAAACTCTTCCTGCCCTTTGGCCTCGGCCTCGCCGCAGGCGCCATGCTGTGGATGGTCGCCCGCGAACTCCTCCCCGAAGCCCTCGAAGAAACCCCCGCCCCCATCGTTTACGGCCTCATGGTTCTGATGGCACTTGGGATGATTGGTTTTCAGTTGTGGCTGCACTGA
- a CDS encoding serine hydrolase domain-containing protein, translated as MIALPRPSFFQLLLISTLLLFSCGTDSQTDHSFEDLVLQRSFPEAALSQDEQDMADTLRETGILFWDQDQMRFGYRNTHHIGPVRFLHPSETPFPLPEADVLLEPFDVLYLYNNGARDLDYFLRETDVSGLIVLKNGQIILEHYAEGRNETDPWISFSVTKSVLSMLFGAAVQDGFIRSTDDLVTLYLPELEGSAYAGVTIENLLHMASGVAWNEDYTDPDSDVAQLEHISTAEELVAYMGGLPRAAAPGTVFTYSTGETNLAGVLLSRATGQSLTAYAQQKLWFDFGMEHPASWSLMGEDEIEHGGCCISASLRDYARIGHFALNAGQNADGTQILPAGWMGQSVNPSPANRGYGYFWWLMTDDRFAGSGIFGQHLHLNPEMNLVVAIQSTWPEATNSAYSAHRSAFLDGLTQAAENLGGSSCCSEQ; from the coding sequence ATGATCGCTTTACCCCGACCTTCTTTTTTTCAGCTTTTACTTATAAGCACGCTCCTGCTTTTCAGTTGCGGCACCGATTCTCAAACAGATCATAGCTTCGAGGACCTTGTTCTGCAGCGCTCTTTCCCGGAAGCTGCGCTAAGTCAGGATGAGCAGGATATGGCGGATACCCTGCGGGAAACCGGTATTTTATTCTGGGATCAGGATCAAATGCGGTTCGGCTACCGCAATACCCATCATATCGGCCCGGTTCGTTTTCTTCACCCTTCTGAAACCCCCTTTCCGCTGCCTGAGGCCGATGTCCTTCTCGAACCCTTCGATGTACTTTACCTCTATAATAATGGCGCGCGCGATCTGGATTATTTCCTTCGCGAGACCGATGTGAGCGGACTTATCGTACTCAAAAACGGCCAAATCATACTCGAGCACTACGCCGAAGGCCGCAATGAAACCGATCCGTGGATTTCCTTTTCTGTCACCAAATCTGTGCTTTCCATGCTGTTTGGCGCAGCTGTTCAGGATGGTTTCATTCGCAGTACAGACGATCTCGTGACCCTCTACCTCCCTGAGCTTGAGGGCTCGGCTTATGCGGGAGTCACCATTGAAAACCTTCTGCACATGGCCTCCGGTGTAGCCTGGAATGAAGACTACACCGATCCCGATTCTGATGTCGCGCAGCTTGAACACATCAGCACCGCGGAGGAACTTGTGGCCTACATGGGCGGACTTCCGCGAGCTGCTGCGCCGGGAACAGTGTTTACCTACAGCACCGGCGAAACCAACCTCGCAGGCGTGCTTCTCAGCCGTGCAACGGGCCAATCCCTCACGGCCTATGCACAGCAAAAGCTGTGGTTCGATTTCGGCATGGAGCATCCGGCTTCATGGAGTCTGATGGGGGAAGATGAAATAGAACACGGCGGGTGCTGCATCAGCGCAAGCCTGCGCGACTACGCCCGCATCGGGCACTTCGCCCTGAACGCAGGCCAAAACGCCGACGGCACCCAAATCCTGCCCGCAGGCTGGATGGGACAATCCGTTAACCCAAGCCCTGCCAATCGGGGCTACGGGTATTTCTGGTGGCTTATGACCGACGATCGCTTTGCAGGTTCCGGCATCTTCGGACAGCATCTGCACCTCAATCCGGAAATGAACCTCGTCGTAGCCATACAGAGCACCTGGCCGGAAGCCACAAACAGCGCTTACAGCGCACACCGAAGCGCTTTTCTGGATGGTCTCACGCAGGCAGCAGAAAACCTTGGGGGCAGCTCATGCTGCAGCGAGCAATGA
- a CDS encoding ATP-binding protein gives MVLPLLLLLLLFVFAACGQDDIYENLSDGTYEAEIRALDSLKSVLNQDFSTENFDQAIFQVKELTEADTTSVLYVYGLMYQGWFHSTFQRYDQARYYFTKGYGEAEQAGLWELEIELAPAALFMYTTLTELEKARQLYLRLLNLRAQYSFNMRQENLFKAAQAMWLQSQNQMAEALEVYFEVVEWFENEGDEFYISSMYNSIGLVLSQTGNYEEALEWFEKALERQYKRQNVENIDRTLNNMGYVYRRLGDFDRAIMFLNDAKTFNEARGRNLSVVRNLYNIGQAYALSERWDQALATFQDGYEISAANDLKPGMAFHQFGIATVSYETGRPAAETLVILNELAELMDRHTIRANAADVFRMLHELEEAVGNYEASLHWYKRYHEQVLLTDAEERKLAIENVLIQNQLEREKAENAFLRDTLELKRQAEISFILILLVLLLLIAVAVGFLMYYRYSSNELQVVNQQLLSQSESIASKNKQLQELAQERQRLINVIIHDLRNPLSVIESLDELFDPSDAQEAAEMKDIMLQSAQKMRQLVNSLLTIFEAESADISRELKPVSIHQMLQKIVHEYRLLADKKNIQIVCEADEITAVSHRATLNSIVTNLLSNAIKYSYPDTTVTVNLRKQSDSWTLRVRDQGQGFLENERDKVFSLFAKLSAKPTAGESSVGVGLYAVKTSTERLGGSVEINWAYQDGAEFVCTFPINTEKTVAHDA, from the coding sequence GTGGTACTGCCCTTGCTCTTGCTCTTGCTGTTGTTCGTTTTTGCGGCATGCGGTCAGGATGATATCTATGAAAATCTATCTGATGGAACTTACGAAGCGGAAATCCGGGCGCTCGATTCTCTTAAATCCGTACTAAATCAGGATTTCAGTACCGAAAACTTTGATCAGGCGATATTTCAGGTGAAGGAGCTGACGGAAGCTGATACAACCTCAGTTTTATATGTGTACGGTCTTATGTATCAGGGGTGGTTTCATTCGACCTTTCAGCGGTACGATCAGGCGCGGTATTATTTCACAAAAGGCTACGGGGAAGCCGAACAAGCTGGTCTGTGGGAGCTTGAAATAGAACTCGCCCCCGCCGCACTATTTATGTACACAACACTGACTGAGCTTGAAAAAGCAAGGCAGTTGTATCTGCGGCTTTTAAACCTGCGCGCGCAATATAGCTTTAATATGCGGCAGGAAAACCTGTTCAAAGCGGCTCAGGCGATGTGGCTGCAAAGTCAGAATCAAATGGCTGAAGCCCTCGAAGTTTATTTCGAAGTTGTTGAATGGTTTGAGAATGAAGGAGATGAATTCTACATCAGTAGCATGTATAATTCAATCGGGCTTGTGCTTTCACAAACCGGTAACTATGAAGAAGCTTTGGAATGGTTTGAAAAAGCTTTGGAGCGGCAATATAAGCGGCAAAACGTCGAGAACATCGACCGGACCCTCAATAATATGGGCTATGTATACCGCAGACTCGGAGACTTCGACCGCGCGATTATGTTTCTGAATGATGCTAAAACTTTTAATGAGGCGAGAGGCCGCAATCTGAGTGTCGTCCGCAATCTGTACAATATTGGTCAGGCCTATGCGCTGTCTGAGCGGTGGGATCAGGCGCTTGCTACCTTTCAGGATGGATATGAAATAAGTGCAGCAAACGACCTGAAACCGGGCATGGCTTTTCATCAGTTCGGGATTGCGACTGTTTCGTATGAAACCGGCAGGCCCGCTGCAGAAACCCTGGTGATTTTGAACGAACTGGCAGAGCTTATGGACAGGCACACCATCCGGGCCAATGCTGCGGATGTGTTTCGGATGCTGCATGAGCTGGAAGAAGCCGTTGGCAACTACGAGGCTTCCTTACACTGGTACAAGAGGTACCATGAACAAGTGCTGCTAACCGATGCAGAAGAGCGCAAGCTGGCTATTGAAAATGTGCTGATCCAAAATCAGCTTGAACGTGAAAAAGCGGAAAACGCCTTTTTGAGGGATACCCTCGAGCTTAAAAGACAGGCTGAAATCTCCTTTATCCTGATTCTTCTGGTTCTTTTGCTGCTGATAGCTGTAGCGGTTGGCTTTTTAATGTACTACCGCTATTCGAGCAATGAGCTGCAGGTTGTAAACCAACAGCTTCTCAGTCAGAGTGAGAGCATTGCTTCCAAAAACAAACAGCTTCAGGAACTGGCACAGGAGCGGCAGCGGCTCATCAATGTGATTATCCATGATCTGCGGAACCCGCTGAGTGTAATTGAGTCGCTCGATGAGCTGTTTGATCCTTCTGATGCGCAGGAAGCTGCAGAGATGAAAGACATCATGCTGCAGTCGGCCCAAAAAATGAGGCAGCTCGTAAACAGTCTGCTCACTATTTTTGAGGCGGAATCTGCTGATATATCGCGTGAGCTCAAGCCGGTTAGCATTCATCAGATGCTTCAGAAGATTGTGCACGAATACCGGCTCCTTGCTGATAAAAAAAATATACAGATTGTTTGTGAAGCCGATGAAATCACCGCTGTTTCACACCGCGCTACCCTCAACAGTATTGTTACAAACCTGTTGTCGAATGCCATTAAATACTCTTATCCGGATACGACCGTAACTGTCAACTTGCGCAAGCAATCGGACAGCTGGACGCTGCGTGTTCGGGATCAGGGGCAGGGCTTTTTAGAAAATGAGCGGGATAAAGTTTTCAGCCTTTTTGCTAAACTTTCGGCGAAACCAACGGCGGGAGAGTCGAGTGTAGGGGTCGGACTCTATGCCGTGAAAACATCAACCGAGCGACTTGGCGGTTCCGTTGAGATCAACTGGGCGTATCAGGATGGTGCTGAGTTTGTGTGTACCTTCCCTATTAATACAGAAAAGACTGTAGCACATGACGCATAA
- a CDS encoding CPBP family intramembrane glutamic endopeptidase, with the protein MNPSDSGEGVVDRNQMLHIAMISALVWLTLGSLIIWFTADTDFLGILQEGQPFALQLAGGITAGAIMGYAGVKLMQVPALREVAEQFGIVRIIKEARLTRKDGIYISVSAGISEEWLFRAAILPLAGLTISTVLFVLVHGYIKFSSRAHVFFALFMLLLSLVLGLLFLYQGIFAAMAAHAVYDMAAFYGIRQHLPEQEENGAAPLES; encoded by the coding sequence ATGAATCCTTCAGATTCCGGAGAAGGTGTGGTTGACCGCAACCAAATGCTTCACATTGCCATGATCTCGGCCCTTGTCTGGCTCACGCTGGGCAGCCTGATTATATGGTTCACCGCTGATACCGATTTCCTGGGAATTTTACAGGAAGGTCAGCCTTTCGCTTTACAGCTTGCGGGCGGCATTACAGCCGGTGCGATAATGGGCTATGCCGGCGTGAAGTTGATGCAGGTGCCTGCCTTACGTGAGGTAGCGGAACAGTTTGGCATAGTTCGCATAATTAAGGAAGCCCGGCTTACCCGCAAGGATGGCATTTATATATCCGTTTCGGCGGGTATTTCAGAAGAATGGCTGTTTCGCGCGGCCATTCTTCCCCTCGCCGGACTTACCATTTCAACCGTGCTCTTTGTGCTCGTTCACGGATACATTAAATTCTCGAGTCGTGCGCACGTATTTTTTGCCCTGTTTATGCTGCTGCTGAGCCTTGTGCTGGGTCTGCTGTTTCTCTATCAGGGCATATTTGCTGCGATGGCTGCCCATGCCGTGTACGATATGGCTGCATTTTACGGCATCCGGCAGCACCTGCCGGAACAGGAAGAGAATGGGGCAGCGCCGCTTGAAAGCTGA
- the gyrB gene encoding DNA topoisomerase (ATP-hydrolyzing) subunit B, with amino-acid sequence MSNSKPADYKASNIQVLEGLEAVRKRPSMYIGDTGVRGLHHLINEVVDNSIDEALAGHCDYIKLDINPDGSITITDNGRGIPVDIHEKMGIPALELVLTKLHAGGKFDKDSYKVSGGLHGVGVSCVNALSTDFEAIVHRDGKIHRMAFQRGITTEQLQVIGETEKNGTVIHFMPDPEIFRQTVEFKLEIITERMRELAFLNPEITVEINDLREEEPLQEIFHFEGGVKDFVKYLDENRESLMNDPIFISGEIENTPVALALQYNKSYSENVHSFVNNINTHEGGTHVSGFRRALTRSLKSYADKNKLIKGKISISGEDFREGLTAILSVKVAEPQFEGQTKTKLGNSEVQSAVEVLVYEKMNEYLEQNPKVAKGILEKVILSAEARDAARKARQLVQRKSAMTGGGLPGKLADCSINDPEHTEIYLVEGDSAGGSAKSGRNRSFQAILPLRGKILNVEKARINKILENNEIRAMITALGVGIGDENEADISKLRYHKIIIMTDADVDGSHIRTLLLTFFYRHMSQLIENGYIYIATPPLYKITQGKKIEYAWDDEQRDQILNKFRKSARKADVSRYKGLGEMNPDQLWETTMDPETRTLQQVSIESAAAADRLFSVLMGDSVEPRRAFIERNAKYAKLDI; translated from the coding sequence ATGTCAAATTCTAAACCGGCTGATTACAAAGCTTCGAATATTCAGGTCCTCGAAGGGCTCGAGGCCGTGCGCAAGCGTCCTTCCATGTATATTGGTGATACCGGCGTTCGCGGGCTTCATCACCTCATCAACGAAGTCGTAGATAACTCTATCGACGAAGCCCTTGCAGGGCACTGCGATTACATCAAATTAGACATCAACCCCGACGGCTCAATTACGATCACGGATAATGGTCGTGGTATTCCGGTTGACATTCACGAGAAGATGGGTATTCCCGCTCTTGAGCTCGTACTTACCAAGCTGCACGCAGGCGGTAAGTTCGACAAGGATTCTTACAAGGTATCCGGCGGTCTGCACGGTGTTGGGGTCAGCTGTGTGAATGCACTCTCGACCGATTTTGAAGCCATTGTGCACCGCGACGGTAAAATTCACCGCATGGCGTTTCAGCGCGGGATTACGACCGAACAGCTTCAGGTGATAGGCGAAACCGAGAAAAACGGAACGGTAATCCACTTTATGCCGGATCCGGAGATTTTCAGGCAGACCGTTGAGTTTAAGCTTGAAATCATCACCGAACGTATGCGTGAGCTTGCGTTTCTGAATCCGGAAATCACGGTTGAAATCAATGATTTACGCGAGGAAGAGCCGCTTCAGGAAATCTTCCATTTTGAAGGCGGGGTAAAAGATTTTGTGAAATATCTGGATGAAAACCGCGAGTCCCTGATGAATGACCCCATTTTTATCAGCGGTGAAATTGAAAACACCCCCGTTGCTCTTGCCCTGCAGTACAACAAATCGTACTCTGAAAATGTGCACTCCTTCGTCAATAACATCAATACGCATGAAGGCGGTACGCACGTGTCAGGGTTCCGTCGCGCCCTCACCCGTTCGCTGAAAAGCTACGCGGATAAGAACAAGCTCATCAAAGGTAAAATCAGCATCAGCGGGGAAGACTTTCGCGAAGGTCTGACGGCAATTCTAAGCGTGAAAGTCGCCGAGCCGCAGTTTGAAGGGCAGACCAAAACCAAGCTGGGTAACTCGGAAGTACAGAGCGCGGTCGAAGTGCTGGTGTATGAAAAAATGAACGAGTACCTCGAACAAAACCCGAAGGTTGCCAAAGGTATTCTGGAGAAGGTCATTCTCTCGGCCGAAGCCCGTGATGCCGCACGCAAGGCACGTCAGCTGGTGCAGCGTAAGAGCGCGATGACCGGGGGCGGACTGCCCGGTAAACTGGCAGACTGTTCCATCAACGATCCGGAGCATACCGAAATCTATCTGGTTGAGGGTGATTCTGCCGGAGGTTCAGCCAAGTCAGGCCGGAACAGAAGCTTTCAGGCGATTCTGCCGCTGCGTGGTAAAATTCTGAATGTGGAGAAAGCCCGTATCAACAAAATCCTCGAAAACAATGAAATCCGCGCCATGATTACCGCGCTGGGTGTCGGAATTGGGGACGAAAACGAAGCTGACATTTCCAAGTTGCGCTATCATAAAATCATCATCATGACTGATGCTGACGTAGACGGATCGCACATTCGCACGCTGCTGCTCACCTTCTTTTACCGTCACATGAGTCAGCTCATCGAGAACGGCTACATTTATATTGCAACTCCGCCGCTGTACAAGATTACACAAGGCAAAAAAATCGAATATGCCTGGGACGATGAACAGCGCGATCAGATCCTGAACAAATTCAGGAAGTCCGCGAGAAAAGCCGATGTATCCCGCTACAAAGGTTTGGGTGAGATGAACCCTGATCAGCTTTGGGAAACAACCATGGATCCGGAGACCCGCACGCTGCAACAGGTTTCGATTGAGAGCGCAGCTGCGGCAGACCGCCTTTTTTCGGTTCTGATGGGTGATTCTGTTGAGCCCCGCCGTGCCTTCATCGAGCGCAACGCCAAATACGCCAAGCTCGATATCTAA